DNA sequence from the Sphingomonas sp. genome:
CCCGACCGGAGCTCGACTTCGCCGACGCGCAGGCGACGGCCTATGCGCCCGACGACTTCCTGACCAGCCATACCGACGCTATCGAAGGCAAGGGGCGGCTCGCCGCCTACGTTTTCGGCCTCACCCCGGCGTGGCGGCCCGAATGGGGCGGGCTGCTGCTCTTTCACGATGATGACGGCGATATCGCGCGCGGCCTGACCCCGCGCTTCAACGCGCTCAATCTGTTCGCCGTGCCGCGGCTCCACAGCGTCTCGATCGTGACGCGCGCCGCGCCCTATCGGCGCTATGCCGTGACCGGCTGGCTGCGCCGCGACTGATCGCCCCCTTGCCCCGGCCCGCCGCAAGTATATTCTGCGCGCATGTGGCTGCTCGACAAGATGCTGAAGAGGCTCGTCGTGAAGGGCGAGCTGGTGGTGATCGACCATGACGGTGCGACCCGGCGCTACGGCCGGCCCGAGCCCGGCCGCGACCCGATCGCGGTCCGGCTGAACGACAGGGGCGCCGCCTTCCATATCGCCAAGGATCCGCGGGTCGGTGCGGGCGAGGCCTATATGGACGGGCGGCTGACGGTCGAGCCGCCGCACGACATTCGCGACCTGCTGCTCTTCGCCCGCGAGAACGCGCCCTGGGAGCGGCCCGGCGCGCTCCGTCCGAAAGGCCCCCTGCGCAAGGCCATCGCCGCGATCGCCGGCCGGCTCGACCAGATCAACTGGCGCTCGCGCTCGGCGCGCAATGCCGAGCATACCTACAACCTCACCCGCCGCCTCTACGAGCTGTTCCTCGACGAGGACCGCCAGTACACGATGGCCTATTATCGCGACCCGGCGAACAGCCTGGAGCAGGCGCAGCTCGACAAGAAGGCTCACATCGCCGCCAAGCTGAACCTGAAGCCCGGCATGAAGGTGCTCGACATCGGGTGCGGCTGGGGCGGGCTCGCGCTCTATCTCCACCGCCATTACGACGTCGACGTGCTGGGCGTCGCGCTCGCCCCCGACCAGATCGCCTTCTGCAACGAGCGGGCGGCGGAGCTGGGCGTCGCCGACCGGGTGAAGTTCGAGCTGAAGGACTATCGCGACGTCACCGGCGAGTTCGACCGGATCACCAGCGTCGGCCTGATCGAGCATCTCGGCACGCCCCATTATCCCGGCTTCTTCGCCCACACTCACCGGCTGCTGAAGCCGGACGGGATCATGTTCTCGCATTGCTGCGGCCGGATGGGCGGCCCGGGCCTCACCGACAAATGGACGCGCAAATATATCTTCCCGGGCGGCTATATCCCGGCATTGTCCGAGCTGGTGAGCGAGGCCGAGCGCAACCGGCTGATCGTCGCCGACGTGGAAGCGATGCGCTACCATTATGCCCACACGCTGGAGGAATGGTACAACCGCACCGACGCCCACCGCGAGGAGATCGTCGCGCTCTACGACGAGCGTTTCTTCCGCATGTGGCAATTCTATCTGGCCGGCGCCGAGGCCGCGTTCCGTCATGGCGGCCTGGTCAACTGGCAGCTGCAATATCTCAAGCGTCGCGACGCCGTGCCGATGACCCGCGACTATATGCATGAGGAAGCGTCGCGGCTGCGCGATTCCGACACCGCGCCGGCCTGGCATCTGGCGGCGGAATAGCTGGCGCAGCATCGCGCGCTCCGGAATTTACCGCGCCGTTAACCATTTCTTGAGCGCAAAGTCGTCAATGTCCCGGCGCGGCAACAGCGCAGGGGGATTCATGTCGGATCGCGATTGGCTTGTGCCGAGCATCGCCTTGACCGCTGCCCTCGGGCTGTTCGCGATCGCGCTGATTCCGAGCTATTCCGGGATTCTGCCCGCGATCGGGCTGCTGCCGCTATGGGTGCTGACGGCGGCGATTCTGTCCGGTTTCTATTTCGTCGCCGCGATGATGATCGCGGGCGTTCCCAGCCCTGTCGCGCATATCCGCGGTTTCGCGGCGCGTGAATGGCGCGCAATGCTGGTCTTCGGTTTCGGCATCTTCCTTGCCGGTCTCAACATGACGACGTTCATGTGGACCAAGCCGCTGCTCAATTACCTCGTTCCCTTCTGGGCCGATCCGATGCTGGCGGACATCGACAGGGCCTTGTTTCTCGGCACCGATCCGTGGCGGCTGCTCACCTGGCTGAACTCGACGCCGATGGCGATTTTCTATCATCGGGGCTGGTTCGCGATGATGATCCTGACCTTGATCGCCGTGCTGGCCGCGCGGCCCTCTGCGGAAAAGTCCGCCGCGATGACCACCTATTTCCTGCTCTGGTCGGTGGCGGGCCCGGTGATCCACGCGCTGCTACCCGCCGCAGGGCCGATTTTCTATGCGCAGCTCGGCCTTGGCGATCGGTTTGCCGGGCTCGAGGCGGTGTCCGAGACCGGCCAGGTCGCGACCTATCTCTGGACGACCTATGCGGGCGAGGGTTTCGGTCCCGGAGCCGGCATTTCCGCGATGCCCTCGCTGCACATCGCGACGGTCGCCTGGATGATCATCGTCACGCGCGCCTTCCTGCCGAAGCTGATCGTGCCGATGGCGCTTGCGGGGCTGTTGACCTTCCTGCTCTCCATCGCGCTGGGCTGGCACTATGCCGTGGACGGCGTCGTCGGCGCGGCGGCGGCGCTGGTCTTCCATCGGCTCCTGCTGGCCTATTATGCGGGCAGGACGGAGCGGCGCGCACCGGCGATGGTCGCCGGCTGAGAATTGCGCCCGCGCGACTTTCCTGTTGCAGTTTGGCCCGATTGACGGGAGTCATCGCGCTCGTCTGTTTCCGAGCGCGAGTATATGCAGCCTTCCCAGCCACCGCCGC
Encoded proteins:
- a CDS encoding phosphatase PAP2 family protein, giving the protein MSDRDWLVPSIALTAALGLFAIALIPSYSGILPAIGLLPLWVLTAAILSGFYFVAAMMIAGVPSPVAHIRGFAAREWRAMLVFGFGIFLAGLNMTTFMWTKPLLNYLVPFWADPMLADIDRALFLGTDPWRLLTWLNSTPMAIFYHRGWFAMMILTLIAVLAARPSAEKSAAMTTYFLLWSVAGPVIHALLPAAGPIFYAQLGLGDRFAGLEAVSETGQVATYLWTTYAGEGFGPGAGISAMPSLHIATVAWMIIVTRAFLPKLIVPMALAGLLTFLLSIALGWHYAVDGVVGAAAALVFHRLLLAYYAGRTERRAPAMVAG
- a CDS encoding class I SAM-dependent methyltransferase, which codes for MWLLDKMLKRLVVKGELVVIDHDGATRRYGRPEPGRDPIAVRLNDRGAAFHIAKDPRVGAGEAYMDGRLTVEPPHDIRDLLLFARENAPWERPGALRPKGPLRKAIAAIAGRLDQINWRSRSARNAEHTYNLTRRLYELFLDEDRQYTMAYYRDPANSLEQAQLDKKAHIAAKLNLKPGMKVLDIGCGWGGLALYLHRHYDVDVLGVALAPDQIAFCNERAAELGVADRVKFELKDYRDVTGEFDRITSVGLIEHLGTPHYPGFFAHTHRLLKPDGIMFSHCCGRMGGPGLTDKWTRKYIFPGGYIPALSELVSEAERNRLIVADVEAMRYHYAHTLEEWYNRTDAHREEIVALYDERFFRMWQFYLAGAEAAFRHGGLVNWQLQYLKRRDAVPMTRDYMHEEASRLRDSDTAPAWHLAAE